From one Agathobaculum sp. NTUH-O15-33 genomic stretch:
- a CDS encoding esterase/lipase family protein, whose amino-acid sequence MEILKRSLRVLGLLLLGNYFLLCTYALRLPALGQTALLLALLAFYLWFSIRPRAARAPSRRLRTMIGGYEILLCSFWAIFLESILYTALYTSGALVRPTDSAPAWVPLLVNLIVFVPVIGLLLVNGFFRVVLTSARLRIVWRVMLLLFWWVPILHLFLFYHVLKSVRAEYYFALGRQELEHTHAENEDCRTRYPLVLIHGIFFRDWQWVNYWGRIPRALSRCGATIFYGRQQSAAPVARSAEELAAHISAIVENTGCEKVNLIAHSKGGLDSRYAITRLGLADKVASLTTINTPHRGCIFAQHLLDNLPKGVLRQMERKYNGLFRKLGDDSPDFMGGVRDLTSENCKAFNEQTPDMPGVLYQSVMSVMKAPRSAGFPLNLTWHLVNKYDREPNDGLVASSSAPWGDFLGELPAPQKRGISHGDIVDLMREDIPGFDVREFYTGIVKDLKAKGL is encoded by the coding sequence ATGGAGATACTGAAGCGTAGTCTGCGCGTTTTGGGGCTTTTGCTTTTGGGCAACTATTTTTTGCTGTGCACCTATGCGCTGCGCCTGCCCGCCTTGGGGCAGACCGCGCTGCTGCTCGCGTTGCTTGCTTTTTACCTGTGGTTTTCCATTCGCCCGCGGGCGGCGCGCGCGCCGTCGCGGCGGCTGCGGACCATGATCGGCGGATACGAGATTTTGCTGTGCTCCTTTTGGGCCATTTTTCTCGAAAGCATTTTATACACCGCGCTTTATACGAGCGGCGCGCTGGTGCGGCCGACGGACAGCGCGCCCGCTTGGGTGCCGCTGCTGGTCAACCTGATCGTCTTTGTCCCGGTCATCGGCCTGCTGCTGGTAAACGGCTTTTTCCGGGTCGTGCTCACCTCGGCGCGGCTGCGCATCGTATGGCGCGTGATGCTGCTGCTTTTCTGGTGGGTGCCCATCCTCCATCTGTTTTTGTTCTACCATGTGCTGAAAAGCGTGCGGGCGGAATACTATTTTGCCCTTGGCAGACAAGAATTAGAGCATACCCACGCCGAAAACGAGGACTGCCGGACGCGCTACCCGCTGGTGCTGATTCACGGCATTTTCTTCCGCGATTGGCAGTGGGTCAACTATTGGGGCCGCATTCCCCGCGCGCTGTCCCGCTGCGGGGCGACCATCTTTTACGGCCGCCAGCAGTCCGCCGCGCCGGTCGCGCGCAGCGCGGAGGAATTAGCCGCCCATATCAGCGCGATTGTGGAGAACACGGGCTGCGAAAAGGTCAACCTGATCGCCCATTCCAAGGGCGGGCTGGACAGCCGCTACGCGATCACGCGGCTGGGCCTTGCCGACAAGGTCGCCTCGCTCACGACCATCAACACCCCGCACCGCGGCTGTATTTTCGCCCAGCATCTGCTGGATAACTTGCCCAAAGGCGTGCTACGCCAGATGGAGCGCAAATACAACGGCCTGTTTCGCAAGCTGGGCGACGATTCGCCTGATTTTATGGGCGGCGTGCGCGACCTGACCAGCGAAAACTGCAAGGCCTTTAACGAGCAAACGCCCGATATGCCGGGCGTTTTGTACCAAAGCGTGATGAGCGTGATGAAGGCCCCGCGCAGCGCGGGCTTTCCCCTGAACCTGACGTGGCACTTGGTCAACAAATACGACCGCGAGCCAAACGACGGGCTGGTCGCCAGCTCCTCGGCCCCATGGGGCGACTTTCTCGGCGAGCTTCCGGCGCCCCAAAAACGCGGCATTTCCCACGGCGACATCGTGGATTTGATGCGCGAGGACATTCCGGGCTTTGACGTGCGCGAGTTTTATACGGGCATTGTCAAGGATCTCAAGGCAAAAGGGCTTTAA
- a CDS encoding lysozyme inhibitor LprI family protein, producing the protein MLCKNCGRELPISGKFCPFCGAPTEQTGVDDETTFFTPLSEDDSPIDTAAFDAAFTEEQRSAHASAGMPEKETAAPKAQPSRGETPPARRNASAAPNGPRTTYFEQPDRDNQPYKKPGAGKKAAIVVLVIVLIAAVIGGGVWFVLSRKPDENLTLAEKYMNRGKFSDALDAYKAAQTEAKDPTAMQLIIDQLGDYQDAQDYLDAGEYESALALLSRLQERITDKTSPLADAVEDMIAKAKSGQSDSKFASDLQQATSYIDDKKYDAAAGVLDSLSADDSLTSDQKSQVDKLRERLTEEQAAAKRQEENQQAQQQQKQTFVDQMDKLEESDGKITSAETIEAQLDATATSFEAWDTLLADMYTYLETVLSADAYASEEESYNAWVKERDAGAENAAKDAADETAGKLASASFKQSYTKTRCYKLLDLM; encoded by the coding sequence ATGCTTTGCAAAAACTGCGGCAGGGAGCTGCCGATCTCGGGCAAATTCTGCCCATTTTGCGGTGCGCCGACCGAACAGACCGGCGTAGACGACGAGACCACCTTTTTCACCCCGCTTTCGGAGGATGATTCGCCGATCGACACCGCCGCGTTTGACGCCGCTTTTACCGAGGAGCAGCGCTCGGCCCACGCTTCCGCCGGCATGCCGGAAAAGGAAACCGCCGCGCCTAAGGCGCAGCCTTCCCGGGGCGAAACGCCGCCCGCCCGCCGAAACGCGTCCGCCGCGCCGAACGGACCGCGCACTACCTATTTTGAACAGCCGGATCGGGATAACCAGCCCTATAAGAAGCCGGGCGCGGGCAAAAAGGCCGCGATCGTCGTGCTGGTGATCGTGCTGATCGCCGCGGTGATCGGCGGCGGCGTGTGGTTCGTCCTGTCGCGCAAGCCTGACGAAAACCTGACGCTCGCCGAAAAGTATATGAATCGCGGCAAGTTTTCGGACGCGTTGGACGCGTACAAGGCCGCGCAGACCGAAGCCAAGGACCCGACCGCGATGCAGCTGATCATCGACCAGCTGGGCGACTATCAGGACGCGCAGGATTATCTGGACGCTGGCGAATACGAATCCGCGCTCGCGCTGCTCTCCCGCTTGCAGGAGCGCATCACGGATAAGACCTCGCCGCTCGCGGACGCGGTCGAGGATATGATCGCCAAGGCCAAATCCGGCCAGAGCGACAGCAAGTTTGCTTCCGATCTTCAGCAGGCCACCAGCTATATCGACGACAAGAAATATGACGCGGCCGCCGGTGTGCTCGATTCGCTGTCGGCGGACGATTCGCTCACCTCGGACCAGAAGAGCCAAGTCGATAAGCTGCGGGAGCGCCTGACGGAAGAGCAGGCCGCCGCCAAGCGCCAAGAGGAAAACCAGCAGGCCCAGCAACAGCAGAAGCAGACCTTTGTCGATCAGATGGATAAGCTGGAGGAATCGGACGGCAAGATCACCTCCGCCGAAACGATTGAGGCCCAGCTCGACGCGACCGCCACCTCGTTTGAGGCATGGGACACGCTGCTTGCGGATATGTACACCTATCTGGAGACCGTGCTCAGCGCGGACGCCTATGCTTCCGAGGAGGAATCCTATAACGCATGGGTAAAGGAACGCGACGCGGGCGCGGAAAACGCCGCGAAGGACGCGGCGGACGAAACCGCCGGCAAGCTCGCCAGCGCCAGCTTCAAGCAGAGCTACACCAAAACGCGCTGCTATAAGCTGCTTGATTTAATGTAA
- a CDS encoding L,D-transpeptidase family protein: MNRRLMSALLAAMLLFSTAAAALETDGATLDTDPAAGLSAPLADTPQTTEPDADKTDTPEEQQTAPEGTPNGETPAEENETGEEDAPPADEPPAEPEPEPLFPDIAGHWAEAQLTRATELGLLKGSDGKMMPDQIVKRVEALVIMNRALGTSLTADISGLTNVPANAWYRNDLAKALYIGLIDGKDSRSFEIGATRAEAFVMLARAFVYERAEPDLDVLSTFTDAAGMTAEQKNAASALIAAGIVKGDTATTLAPNDKLTRAQFVTMLLRIVPNFPAENDDLSMLSGGALISAPAADLTSLDPDGDRVFVCPTTSVNLSGVNAGGRIVLRGAEGMQFTASGSSMPMIAADEKGYASLALSEDSETDALLLAGEGGAVDFSGSAKNVEITATGRTIHLYSIDADTLIVSGAGNTIVMDGDVDSVRLTHTALNTKLTLNGKVGDMVVAGRGSKVDGKGKAESVDTQAVDCEIKLEAASKTETIDQGLAGVAVEMGVPTSVKPGGSLTTQVKFTGVSANKVCSAQWYQDGKPIEGFGNDSFNLSSDTVSRHTSYFTFTKNMQKSVTMGFKLTYYNPSTGETEQVSAEKTVPIENYSDEWYYQRDVDRVLKLVSSTYKGNYTAKYAIDGDYQPYEKEVFVNAKGYSSNSNYLIWINRAYQHVNVFTGSKGNWKLHKSFLVGTGASATATPTGLTTVSYKSAGGWTTSTYTVKPVVGFYPGTGYAFHSRLYYPGTTTISDASIGYPISHGCIRMYDQDVQWIYNNIPVGTTVAIF, from the coding sequence TTGAACAGACGACTGATGAGCGCGCTGCTCGCCGCAATGCTGCTGTTTTCCACCGCGGCCGCCGCCTTAGAAACGGACGGCGCCACACTGGATACCGACCCGGCCGCAGGGCTGTCCGCCCCGCTGGCGGACACGCCGCAAACCACGGAACCGGACGCGGATAAGACCGATACGCCTGAAGAGCAACAGACCGCGCCGGAAGGCACGCCGAATGGCGAGACCCCGGCGGAAGAGAACGAAACAGGAGAAGAGGACGCGCCCCCTGCGGACGAGCCTCCGGCCGAGCCCGAACCCGAACCGCTGTTCCCGGATATCGCCGGGCACTGGGCCGAGGCGCAGCTCACCCGCGCGACCGAGCTTGGCCTGCTAAAGGGCTCGGACGGCAAAATGATGCCCGACCAGATCGTCAAACGCGTGGAAGCGCTCGTGATTATGAACCGCGCGCTGGGCACGTCGCTGACCGCGGATATCTCCGGGCTGACCAACGTGCCCGCGAACGCTTGGTACCGGAACGATCTGGCCAAGGCGCTCTACATAGGCCTGATCGACGGCAAGGACAGCCGCAGCTTTGAGATCGGCGCGACCCGCGCCGAAGCGTTCGTTATGCTGGCCCGCGCTTTTGTATACGAGCGCGCGGAGCCCGATCTTGACGTACTTTCCACCTTTACCGACGCCGCCGGCATGACGGCGGAGCAAAAAAACGCCGCGTCCGCGCTGATCGCGGCCGGCATCGTCAAGGGCGACACGGCGACCACGCTTGCGCCGAACGATAAGCTGACGCGCGCGCAGTTCGTGACCATGCTGCTGCGCATCGTTCCCAATTTCCCCGCGGAAAACGATGATCTATCGATGCTTTCCGGCGGTGCGCTTATCTCCGCGCCCGCCGCCGATCTGACCTCGCTCGACCCGGACGGCGACCGTGTGTTCGTCTGCCCGACCACCTCGGTCAATCTAAGCGGCGTCAATGCGGGCGGCCGCATCGTGCTGCGCGGCGCGGAGGGGATGCAGTTCACCGCGTCCGGCTCCTCCATGCCCATGATCGCCGCCGATGAAAAGGGCTATGCCTCGCTCGCCCTGTCCGAGGATTCCGAGACCGACGCCCTGCTGCTCGCGGGCGAGGGCGGCGCGGTCGATTTTTCCGGCAGCGCTAAGAACGTAGAGATCACGGCCACCGGCCGCACCATCCATCTGTATTCGATCGACGCGGACACGCTGATCGTGTCCGGCGCGGGCAACACGATCGTGATGGACGGCGACGTGGATTCCGTGCGCCTGACCCATACCGCGCTGAACACCAAGCTGACTTTGAACGGCAAGGTGGGCGACATGGTTGTCGCGGGCCGCGGCAGCAAGGTGGATGGCAAGGGCAAGGCGGAATCGGTCGATACACAGGCTGTGGACTGCGAGATAAAGCTGGAAGCCGCCTCCAAGACCGAGACCATCGACCAAGGCCTCGCGGGCGTGGCGGTCGAAATGGGCGTGCCGACCTCCGTCAAGCCGGGCGGCTCGCTCACCACGCAGGTGAAGTTCACCGGAGTGTCCGCGAACAAGGTCTGTTCGGCCCAGTGGTATCAGGATGGCAAGCCGATCGAGGGCTTTGGCAACGATTCGTTCAATCTATCCTCGGATACGGTCTCGCGCCACACCTCGTACTTCACCTTCACCAAGAACATGCAGAAAAGCGTGACCATGGGCTTTAAGCTGACCTATTACAATCCTTCCACCGGCGAAACCGAGCAGGTATCCGCTGAAAAGACCGTACCGATCGAAAACTATTCGGACGAATGGTATTACCAGCGCGACGTGGACCGCGTGCTCAAATTGGTATCCTCGACCTATAAGGGCAACTACACCGCGAAATACGCGATCGACGGCGATTACCAGCCTTATGAAAAGGAAGTGTTCGTCAACGCCAAGGGCTATTCGTCGAATTCCAATTACCTGATCTGGATCAACCGGGCGTACCAGCACGTCAACGTGTTCACCGGCTCCAAGGGCAACTGGAAGCTGCATAAGTCGTTCTTGGTCGGCACCGGCGCTTCGGCCACGGCCACGCCCACGGGCCTTACCACGGTGTCGTATAAATCGGCGGGTGGCTGGACCACCTCCACCTATACGGTAAAGCCGGTCGTCGGCTTCTATCCCGGCACGGGCTACGCCTTCCACTCCCGCCTGTACTATCCGGGCACCACCACCATCAGCGACGCCAGCATCGGCTACCCGATCTCGCACGGCTGTATCCGCATGTATGATCAAGACGTACAGTGGATCTACAACAACATCCCCGTCGGCACGACGGTGGCGATCTTCTAA
- a CDS encoding aldo/keto reductase: MKYANIEGVQLPVSRMISGTAQYENWMREEPLFEVLDAAVELGVNAIDSGREYADGACEKAIGSWLRARGNRDQVVLISKGGHHNAIRKRVTPYDVTADIMDSLALLGTDYIDIYMLHRDDETMPVGPIVEMLHRHWEAGRICTYGASNWSLQRIQQANEYAKAHGLRPFLVASQHFSLGEQMDDPHGGGCISMTGDAMQAAREWFATQHMPLLAYSSLCMGLFSGRFNRENYKRLFEEGALPEPCVRAYCCEQNFARLDRAAALAVQKGVSTAAVALAYVIHCSDYYGFDIFALVGSANAAEVKANVDAVNLELTQAEVHWLNNG, from the coding sequence ATGAAGTATGCAAACATAGAGGGCGTTCAGCTTCCGGTTTCCCGCATGATATCGGGAACAGCACAGTACGAAAACTGGATGCGCGAAGAGCCGTTGTTCGAAGTTTTGGATGCGGCAGTCGAATTGGGCGTCAACGCCATCGACTCCGGGCGCGAATACGCGGACGGCGCTTGTGAAAAGGCGATCGGTAGTTGGTTGCGCGCACGCGGCAACCGCGATCAGGTCGTTTTAATCTCCAAGGGCGGGCATCACAACGCGATCCGCAAGCGCGTTACGCCATACGACGTGACAGCCGACATCATGGATTCACTTGCGCTGCTCGGCACAGACTACATCGATATTTATATGCTGCATCGCGATGATGAGACCATGCCGGTCGGCCCGATCGTAGAAATGCTGCACCGTCATTGGGAAGCGGGCCGCATTTGTACTTATGGCGCCTCCAACTGGTCACTACAACGTATTCAGCAGGCTAACGAATACGCCAAAGCACACGGACTGCGTCCGTTTCTGGTTGCCAGCCAGCACTTTTCGCTCGGCGAGCAAATGGACGATCCCCACGGCGGCGGCTGTATTTCTATGACAGGCGACGCTATGCAGGCTGCGCGTGAGTGGTTCGCCACGCAGCATATGCCGTTGCTGGCGTATTCCAGCCTATGTATGGGGCTATTTTCCGGCCGTTTTAACCGAGAGAATTATAAGCGGCTGTTTGAAGAGGGCGCATTGCCTGAACCCTGTGTGCGCGCCTACTGCTGCGAGCAAAACTTTGCACGGCTTGACCGAGCGGCAGCTCTCGCAGTACAGAAGGGCGTCAGCACGGCAGCGGTTGCGCTGGCATATGTGATTCATTGCTCCGATTACTATGGCTTTGATATTTTTGCGCTGGTCGGTTCCGCGAATGCCGCCGAAGTAAAGGCTAACGTCGACGCGGTCAATCTAGAGCTGACACAGGCCGAGGTTCATTGGTTAAACAACGGCTGA
- a CDS encoding sugar phosphate isomerase/epimerase family protein — MKICYNQATMMKHSTLELDLAFCEQHGYDLIEIRIDMLKDYLTRHTAAELAAFFSGSHLKPYAFNGLECINYRNAADYAAIKADLAFVCGLADKLHCHMVTMDPSFDVGHLTIGEIQTETVNVICDLAAAAEPFGVKLAFEFIGHPQCCINTFGQGYNIVQAINRPNVGLILDLFHFHAMGSSLDDLRRADLDKIFMVHINDVEDLPRGACTDSDRLWPGEGAIDTDAILRILCEKGYDGVYSLELFRPEYWEMDIEQAIQTGYDKTAAVLHRYY, encoded by the coding sequence ATGAAAATTTGTTACAACCAAGCGACCATGATGAAACACTCTACTTTAGAACTGGATCTAGCGTTTTGCGAACAACATGGCTATGATCTTATCGAGATCCGAATCGACATGCTGAAGGATTACTTAACACGGCACACCGCGGCCGAACTGGCAGCGTTTTTTTCCGGCAGTCACTTGAAACCCTATGCCTTTAACGGACTCGAGTGTATCAACTACCGCAATGCCGCCGACTATGCCGCGATCAAGGCCGATTTAGCGTTCGTCTGCGGGCTGGCGGACAAGCTTCACTGTCATATGGTCACAATGGACCCTTCTTTCGACGTTGGGCACCTGACAATCGGCGAAATCCAAACCGAAACCGTAAACGTCATTTGCGACCTAGCCGCCGCGGCCGAGCCTTTTGGCGTAAAGCTGGCCTTTGAATTTATTGGTCATCCGCAGTGCTGCATCAACACCTTTGGGCAAGGTTACAATATTGTACAGGCAATTAATCGGCCCAATGTCGGCCTTATCCTCGATTTGTTCCACTTTCACGCCATGGGCTCGTCGCTTGACGATCTACGCCGTGCCGATCTGGACAAAATATTCATGGTACATATCAACGATGTAGAAGATCTGCCGCGCGGAGCCTGCACCGACAGCGATCGGCTTTGGCCGGGCGAAGGGGCGATCGATACCGACGCGATTTTGCGGATCTTATGCGAAAAGGGATATGACGGTGTCTATTCCCTCGAATTGTTCCGCCCCGAATATTGGGAAATGGATATTGAGCAGGCGATCCAGACCGGTTATGACAAAACCGCAGCGGTACTGCACCGGTACTATTGA
- a CDS encoding ABC transporter permease: MNKKQRIGKLLDEYSILLVLVVFVLGLSLATPNFLTVTNIMNLLSAESARGLLALGVSFCIISKGIDLSLGSVIAVAAVVSASLAQDAAAGSLFFPNLPHLPLFLPVVAGLLAGVLFGLINGLLVAYTHIPAFIATLGTMTAARGVALLYTNAYPISYLREDFKLLGQGKIGAIPCLAIVLLVFALLAWLLLNRTSFGRNIYAIGGNETAARVAGVPVERSLVGIYVWSALTAAVAGILIAARSGSAIASLGMSYELDGIAAATVGGVSHSGGVGKISGIVTGILILGVINNGLLILGVSPYIQQIIKGCIIVGAVVFDMRKANRR; the protein is encoded by the coding sequence ATGAACAAAAAGCAGCGGATCGGCAAGCTTCTAGACGAGTATTCCATTCTGCTGGTGCTGGTGGTGTTCGTGTTGGGGCTCAGTCTAGCAACGCCGAATTTTCTTACCGTAACCAATATTATGAATTTACTGTCTGCAGAATCGGCGCGCGGCCTGCTTGCGCTCGGCGTGTCCTTCTGCATCATATCAAAGGGCATTGACCTATCGCTCGGCTCGGTTATTGCGGTTGCCGCCGTCGTTTCCGCCAGTCTGGCACAGGATGCGGCCGCCGGCAGTCTATTTTTTCCAAACTTACCCCATCTACCGCTGTTCCTGCCCGTTGTAGCCGGTCTGCTTGCCGGCGTACTGTTCGGCCTGATCAACGGTTTGCTGGTTGCCTACACCCACATCCCTGCGTTTATTGCAACGCTAGGCACCATGACCGCCGCGCGCGGTGTCGCGCTGCTGTATACCAATGCCTACCCCATTTCCTATTTACGTGAAGATTTTAAGCTTCTTGGGCAGGGAAAGATTGGTGCGATCCCCTGTCTGGCGATTGTTCTTCTGGTATTCGCGTTGCTAGCCTGGCTGTTGCTGAACCGCACCAGCTTTGGGCGCAATATTTATGCGATTGGCGGCAACGAAACCGCGGCGCGTGTCGCGGGCGTACCGGTAGAACGGTCGTTGGTAGGCATTTACGTATGGTCGGCGCTGACCGCCGCTGTGGCCGGTATTTTGATCGCGGCGCGATCAGGCTCGGCCATTGCTTCGCTCGGCATGAGCTATGAACTGGATGGCATCGCAGCCGCGACTGTGGGCGGCGTCAGTCACAGCGGTGGCGTGGGCAAAATAAGCGGCATTGTCACCGGTATTTTGATTCTCGGCGTCATCAACAACGGCCTGTTGATCCTTGGCGTATCCCCATATATTCAACAGATTATCAAAGGCTGTATCATCGTCGGCGCAGTCGTGTTCGATATGCGTAAGGCCAATCGTAGATAA
- a CDS encoding sugar ABC transporter ATP-binding protein: MDEYILEMQGISKHFPGVQALRDVQLRIRPGTVHSLMGENGAGKSTLMKCLFGIYRPDEGTVRFLGKEVQFTNTLGALQAGISMIHQELSPIRDRAVWENFWIGRQLKKYGLLTDDKRMIAETTALFERLHIQIDPKAKMGDLTIAKMQLVEIAKAVSYNASVVIMDEPTSALTVAETEQLFDIISQLKEQGVAIIYISHKMEEIFRISDEITVLRDGQYIASHHANELDTDRLIALMVGRTMDDMFPKAEYPIGDVVMKVENLACEKCFSGVSFELRRGEILGFAGLVGAGRTEVIETIFGVRRKAAGTITLFGQQTEINTPRDAIKHKLALVTEDRRGTGIIPVLSVERNITISSTKNYRKYGLLNVRSMREHSQAYVEKLNVRTPSLDTKIENLSGGNQQKALVARWLLTNPDILMVDEPTRGIDVGAKAEIHSLLSKMAGEGKAIIMVSSEMQEVLAVSDRILVMHEGKMSGIVDRKDFSQEKIMKYAAGLN; encoded by the coding sequence ATGGATGAGTATATTCTAGAGATGCAGGGCATCTCCAAACATTTCCCCGGCGTACAGGCACTGCGCGACGTACAGCTTCGGATCCGTCCCGGAACAGTGCATTCTCTGATGGGGGAAAACGGCGCGGGCAAATCCACCCTGATGAAATGCCTGTTTGGTATTTATAGACCGGATGAAGGAACCGTGCGCTTTCTCGGCAAAGAAGTGCAGTTTACCAACACGCTTGGCGCACTGCAAGCCGGTATTTCCATGATCCATCAGGAGTTGTCCCCCATTCGGGATAGAGCCGTGTGGGAAAACTTCTGGATCGGGCGCCAGCTGAAAAAATACGGTCTGCTGACCGATGACAAACGGATGATCGCTGAAACCACGGCACTGTTCGAACGGCTGCACATCCAAATTGACCCCAAAGCAAAAATGGGCGATCTGACCATTGCAAAAATGCAGCTTGTGGAAATTGCCAAGGCGGTATCTTACAACGCCAGCGTTGTCATTATGGACGAGCCGACCTCGGCCCTAACGGTAGCCGAGACTGAGCAACTGTTTGACATTATCTCGCAGCTCAAAGAACAAGGCGTTGCCATCATTTATATTTCACATAAGATGGAGGAGATTTTCCGCATATCCGACGAAATCACCGTATTGCGCGATGGGCAATATATCGCCTCACATCACGCGAATGAACTGGATACCGACCGGCTGATCGCATTAATGGTGGGACGGACCATGGACGACATGTTTCCTAAGGCGGAGTATCCCATCGGCGACGTGGTAATGAAAGTAGAAAACCTCGCTTGTGAAAAATGCTTTTCCGGCGTGTCGTTCGAGCTGCGCCGGGGCGAAATTCTTGGTTTTGCCGGTCTAGTCGGCGCAGGACGCACCGAAGTGATCGAGACGATCTTCGGCGTGCGACGCAAAGCCGCCGGTACAATCACTCTATTTGGACAACAGACCGAGATTAACACACCGCGGGACGCGATCAAGCACAAGTTGGCACTCGTAACTGAAGACCGGCGCGGAACAGGCATTATCCCTGTGCTTTCGGTCGAACGCAATATTACCATATCCAGCACGAAAAACTATAGAAAATACGGCCTGCTTAATGTCCGGAGCATGCGGGAGCACTCTCAGGCATATGTGGAAAAGCTCAATGTACGCACGCCCTCGCTGGACACAAAAATCGAAAACCTCAGCGGCGGCAACCAGCAAAAGGCGCTCGTCGCGCGTTGGCTGCTTACCAACCCCGATATTCTCATGGTAGATGAACCAACACGTGGCATCGATGTGGGCGCAAAAGCAGAGATTCATTCATTGCTGTCCAAAATGGCGGGCGAAGGCAAAGCTATCATCATGGTGTCATCCGAAATGCAGGAGGTTTTGGCCGTAAGTGATCGTATTCTGGTCATGCACGAGGGAAAGATGTCCGGCATTGTAGATCGGAAAGATTTTTCGCAGGAAAAGATCATGAAGTATGCTGCCGGTCTGAATTAA
- a CDS encoding substrate-binding domain-containing protein codes for MKKHIAILLSLTLSLTALLSGCGQAGGNSASTADSADADSSAGGQTYKIGVTMSSRDQFLSTLEKGILDAAAAAGDFEIETFDANNDVQKQYEHINTFTSKQFDAIVVNLVDTNTGAEVLKMVGDIPVIFVDRRPAEELLVENKTCYVGAEEYKAGQFQGEFLSEFFKDKSDKTIRYVMFKGTLGLENTENRTRGALETLEKSGFTLEQVFEDTANFDRSMALDKMNTLLGTGKEFDCVIANNDEMALGALEAMKLVGKDLKAIPVVGIDCTDVAAAAIKAGEMACSIYQNPAEVGAACFAQAFDVVTTGKMSVFKDVPFQPVTIDTIDTVRG; via the coding sequence ATGAAAAAGCATATCGCCATTTTATTATCCCTCACACTTTCGCTCACCGCGCTACTGAGCGGCTGCGGCCAAGCCGGGGGCAACTCCGCCTCAACCGCCGACAGTGCCGATGCCGACTCGTCCGCCGGCGGACAAACCTATAAAATCGGCGTTACCATGTCAAGCCGCGATCAATTCCTATCCACTCTGGAAAAGGGCATTTTGGATGCGGCGGCCGCTGCCGGCGATTTTGAGATCGAAACTTTTGATGCCAATAACGATGTGCAAAAGCAGTACGAACACATCAACACTTTTACCAGCAAGCAGTTTGACGCGATCGTTGTCAATTTGGTCGACACGAATACCGGCGCCGAGGTACTTAAAATGGTAGGCGATATTCCGGTCATCTTTGTCGACCGGCGCCCCGCCGAAGAACTGCTCGTGGAAAACAAGACCTGCTATGTCGGCGCGGAAGAATATAAAGCGGGCCAATTCCAAGGCGAATTCCTAAGCGAATTTTTTAAAGACAAGTCTGATAAAACCATCCGCTACGTCATGTTCAAGGGTACGCTAGGACTAGAGAACACCGAAAACCGCACACGCGGCGCACTGGAAACGCTGGAAAAGAGCGGCTTTACATTGGAACAGGTTTTTGAAGACACTGCAAACTTTGATCGCTCGATGGCGTTGGACAAGATGAACACCCTGCTGGGAACCGGCAAAGAATTCGACTGTGTGATCGCCAACAATGACGAAATGGCGCTCGGCGCGCTGGAAGCCATGAAACTGGTCGGCAAGGATCTCAAGGCGATCCCGGTCGTCGGCATTGATTGCACCGACGTAGCTGCTGCAGCGATCAAAGCGGGCGAAATGGCTTGCTCGATCTATCAAAACCCTGCCGAAGTCGGCGCGGCATGTTTCGCGCAAGCGTTCGACGTGGTGACGACCGGCAAAATGAGCGTTTTTAAAGACGTTCCTTTCCAGCCGGTCACTATTGATACTATCGACACGGTTCGAGGCTGA